From Budorcas taxicolor isolate Tak-1 chromosome 19, Takin1.1, whole genome shotgun sequence, the proteins below share one genomic window:
- the SLC25A35 gene encoding solute carrier family 25 member 35: MDFLMSGLAACGACLFTNPLEVVKTRMQLQGELRAPGTYQRHYRNVFHAFITIGKVDGLAALQKGLAPALLYQFLMNGIRLGTYGLVEAGGYLHTAEGTLSPVRSAAAGALAGVMGAYLGSPIYMVKTHLQAQAATEIAVGHQYNHQGMFQALTKIGQKHGLVGLWRGALGGLPRVIVGSSTQLCTFSSTKDLMTQWEIFPPQSWKVALAAAMVSGIAVVLAMTPFDVVSTRLYNQPTDAQGKGLMYRGLLDALLQTARTEGIFGMYKGIGASYFRLGPHTILSLFFWDQLRMVYYTYTK, translated from the exons ATGGACTTCTTGATGAGTGGCCTGGCAGCCTGCGGGGCCTGTTTGTTCACCAATCCCCTGGAGGTGGTGAAGACCAGGATGCAGCTGCAGGGAGAACTGCGGGCCCCCGGCACCTACCAACGGCACTACCGAAACGTCTTCCATGCCTTCATCACCATCGGCAAGGTGGACGGCCTGGCGGCTCTGCAGAAgggcctggcccctgccctctTATACCAGTTTCTGATGAACGGCATCCGGCTGGGCACCTACGGGCTGGTGGAAGCTGGGGGTTACCTGCATACAGCTGAAGGCACGCTCAGCCCTGTTCGCAGCGCCGCAGCTGGGGCCTTGGCTGGGGTCATGGGAGCCTACTTGGGGAGCCCCATTTACATG GTGAAGACACACCTCCAAGCACAGGCAGCCACAGAAATCGCTGTGGGGCACCAGTATAATCATCAG GGCATGTTTCAGGCACTAACCAAGATTGGCCAGAAACATGGTCTGGTGGGGTTGTGGCGTGGGGCCCTGGGCGGCCTGCCCCGAGTTATCGTCGGTTCCTCCACCCAGCTGTGCACCTTCTCCTCCACCAAGGACCTCATGACCCAGTGGGAG ATATTTCCACCCCAGAGCTGGAAGGTGGCTCTGGCGGCCGCCATGGTGAGTGGCATCGCGGTGGTCCTGGCCATGACACCCTTTGATGTGGTCAGCACCAGGCTGTACAACCAGCCCACAGATGCTCAGGGCAAG GGCCTCATGTACCGGGGGTTACTGGATGCTCTGCTGCAGACGGCTCGGACAGAGGGCATTTTTGGCATGTACAAGGGAATAGGTGCCTCCTACTTCCGCCTAGGCCCCCACAccatcctttccctcttcttctgggaccagCTGCGCATGGTCTACTACACGTACACCAAATAA
- the RANGRF gene encoding ran guanine nucleotide release factor isoform X1, giving the protein MEPTRDYPLFGGAFSATLPPGAIDVSDLRPVPDNQEVFCHRMTDQSLIVELLELQAHVQGEEAARYHFEDVGGVQEARAVQVETVQPLVLENLALRGCCQEAWILSGQQQVAKENQQVAKYVTLHQALLRLPQYQTDLLLTFNQPPPENRSSLGPENLSIPPWSLGDFEQLVTSLTLHDPNIFGPQ; this is encoded by the exons ATGGAGCCCACGCGAGACTACCCACTGTTCGGGGGCGCCTTCTCCGCCACTCTCCCTCCGGGGGCCATTGACGTAAG CGACCTCCGACCGGTCCCGGACAATCAAGAAGTTTTCTGCCATCGCATGACAGACCAGAGCCTGATAGTCGAACTTCTAGAGCTGCAGGCCCACGTGCAGGGCGAGGAGGCTGCCCG GTACCACTTTGAAGATGTTGGCGGGGTGCAAGAGGCTAGGGCTGTGCAAGTGGAGACTGTACAGCCCCTCGTTTTGGAGAACCTGGCCCTGAGGGGCTGCTGTCAAGAAGCCTGGATCCTCTCTGGCCAACAGCAGGTAGCTAAAGAAAATCAGCAG GTAGCCAAGTATGTGACACTGCATCAGGCTTTGCTGCGGCTGCCCCAGTACCAGACTGATCTCCTGCTCACCTTCAATCAGCCCCC CCCTGAGAATAGGTCATCTCTTGGCCCGGAAAATCTGTCAATTCCTCCCTGGAGCCTGGGCGACTTTGAACAGCTTGTGACCAGTCTGACCCTTCACGATCCCAACATCTTTGGTCCTCAGTAA
- the RANGRF gene encoding ran guanine nucleotide release factor isoform X2 encodes MEPTRDYPLFGGAFSATLPPGAIDVSDLRPVPDNQEVFCHRMTDQSLIVELLELQAHVQGEEAARYHFEDVGGVQEARAVQVETVQPLVLENLALRGCCQEAWILSGQQQVAKYVTLHQALLRLPQYQTDLLLTFNQPPPENRSSLGPENLSIPPWSLGDFEQLVTSLTLHDPNIFGPQ; translated from the exons ATGGAGCCCACGCGAGACTACCCACTGTTCGGGGGCGCCTTCTCCGCCACTCTCCCTCCGGGGGCCATTGACGTAAG CGACCTCCGACCGGTCCCGGACAATCAAGAAGTTTTCTGCCATCGCATGACAGACCAGAGCCTGATAGTCGAACTTCTAGAGCTGCAGGCCCACGTGCAGGGCGAGGAGGCTGCCCG GTACCACTTTGAAGATGTTGGCGGGGTGCAAGAGGCTAGGGCTGTGCAAGTGGAGACTGTACAGCCCCTCGTTTTGGAGAACCTGGCCCTGAGGGGCTGCTGTCAAGAAGCCTGGATCCTCTCTGGCCAACAGCAG GTAGCCAAGTATGTGACACTGCATCAGGCTTTGCTGCGGCTGCCCCAGTACCAGACTGATCTCCTGCTCACCTTCAATCAGCCCCC CCCTGAGAATAGGTCATCTCTTGGCCCGGAAAATCTGTCAATTCCTCCCTGGAGCCTGGGCGACTTTGAACAGCTTGTGACCAGTCTGACCCTTCACGATCCCAACATCTTTGGTCCTCAGTAA